A portion of the Gimesia chilikensis genome contains these proteins:
- a CDS encoding EDR1-related protein, producing the protein MKFLTTPHIRLPFTGLLFLVNLCLQSLPVQAEVTLIPSGKASVWKYYDAATPPRADWMLSTFDDQPWSSGPAPLGFGEPGINTPAGAGTDPQNRQITAYFRHTFTVPADSGLRQLVLLIRSDDGVVVYLNGTEIARNNLPAGQVTPQTTAVNALGGVLERLYQRFTIPADNLKAGTNLLAVELHQANPRSTDLYLDLMLRGYQSAAELRPILKTEQQQAARDYHTQHYISPQLKILDGYIDGGRGMQVDPRGQTRSRRELIIVDRQRDPSLQKHLEYARSQEVMSLPPEKRALKLAQYIDQSMSLDQQNRATMAAVVLLTDEYANQGVLIGEVTQLCGAGVCRHRALLFKILADEAGLDVALVRGNYGDATRHAGHAWNELHLKDGRRLIVDVMHRRVEPLTPTGSPITARYLTIDNKPWYGTKEPETETPPTESE; encoded by the coding sequence TTGAAATTTTTAACCACACCACACATCCGCCTTCCCTTTACCGGCCTGCTGTTCCTGGTCAACCTCTGCCTGCAGTCGCTGCCCGTGCAGGCGGAAGTCACGCTGATCCCTTCCGGTAAGGCCAGCGTCTGGAAATATTACGACGCCGCCACTCCGCCCCGGGCCGACTGGATGTTGTCGACCTTCGATGACCAGCCCTGGTCGTCCGGCCCCGCACCGCTCGGCTTTGGCGAACCGGGAATCAATACACCCGCAGGCGCAGGCACCGATCCACAAAACCGACAGATCACCGCCTACTTCCGGCACACCTTTACGGTTCCCGCCGACTCCGGCCTCCGCCAGCTGGTCCTGTTGATCCGCAGCGATGACGGCGTCGTCGTCTACCTCAATGGCACCGAGATCGCCCGCAACAATCTGCCCGCCGGACAGGTCACTCCACAGACCACCGCCGTCAATGCCCTGGGAGGCGTGCTGGAGCGACTCTATCAACGTTTCACAATTCCGGCAGACAACCTCAAGGCCGGTACCAATCTGCTCGCAGTGGAACTGCACCAGGCGAACCCCCGCAGCACCGATCTGTATCTGGACCTGATGCTCCGCGGCTATCAGAGCGCCGCCGAACTGCGGCCTATTCTCAAAACCGAACAGCAACAGGCGGCCCGCGATTACCACACGCAACATTACATCTCTCCCCAGCTCAAGATTCTGGACGGCTACATTGACGGCGGTCGAGGCATGCAGGTCGATCCCCGGGGACAGACCCGCTCCCGTCGGGAACTGATCATCGTCGACCGTCAGCGGGATCCCTCTCTGCAGAAACATCTGGAATATGCCCGCTCCCAGGAAGTCATGTCGCTGCCGCCGGAGAAACGGGCACTGAAACTCGCCCAGTACATTGACCAGAGCATGTCACTGGATCAGCAGAACCGCGCCACCATGGCAGCGGTCGTCCTGCTGACAGACGAGTACGCCAACCAGGGCGTCCTGATCGGCGAAGTGACCCAGCTCTGCGGTGCCGGCGTCTGTCGACATCGGGCGCTGCTCTTCAAGATCCTCGCCGATGAAGCGGGCCTCGACGTCGCCCTCGTGCGCGGCAACTACGGAGACGCCACCCGCCACGCCGGCCATGCCTGGAACGAACTGCACCTCAAAGACGGCCGGCGTCTGATTGTCGATGTGATGCACCGCCGCGTCGAGCCACTGACCCCCACCGGCTCCCCGATCACCGCCCGCTACCTGACCATCGACAACAAACCCTGGTACGGCACCAAAGAACCCGAGACAGAGACTCCCCCCACCGAATCAGAATAA
- a CDS encoding DUF4062 domain-containing protein yields the protein MANPRVFISSTCYDLSEIRDSLLEFVKSYGFDPVLSERGDVYFSPDSHTHESCIHEVRNCDLFILIIGGRFGGEYISDKSKSITNAEFLEAKEQKIPIFTYVKRNVYSDHHFYSKNKNNDLILEMNFPSIEDSSDALRIFKFIDDVRKESVNNAITPFDFAREIISLQKKTMGRNVF from the coding sequence ATGGCAAATCCGAGAGTCTTCATCAGCTCAACTTGTTATGACCTTTCAGAGATACGAGACAGCTTACTCGAATTCGTCAAGTCTTACGGATTCGATCCGGTATTGAGTGAACGTGGAGATGTTTATTTCAGTCCAGATTCACATACTCATGAAAGTTGTATACACGAGGTACGGAATTGTGATCTTTTTATTTTGATTATCGGTGGTAGATTTGGGGGGGAATATATATCGGATAAATCCAAATCCATAACAAATGCTGAGTTTTTAGAAGCTAAGGAACAAAAGATTCCGATCTTCACATATGTAAAACGCAACGTATACTCAGACCATCATTTTTACTCCAAAAACAAGAATAATGACCTCATTCTTGAGATGAATTTTCCTTCCATAGAAGATAGTTCAGATGCTCTAAGAATCTTCAAATTTATAGATGATGTAAGAAAGGAATCCGTAAATAATGCAATTACTCCATTTGATTTTGCCCGTGAAATTATAAGTCTGCAAAAAAAAACAATGGGCAGGAATGTTTTTTGA
- a CDS encoding metallopeptidase: MRHCQTFSRTVAGWLTLIVVTVGWNLVCSPLPADSPAPSFDPVQREVEGWQVDVDPALFSEPHAQVGVQALAALGNHLQRVKFIVPAERVKQLQQVRIWLELKHPQLDRMQYHPNRAWLVANGHDPRLAKHVHIPVATQLFARNMWAQHPYVVLHELAHAYHDQVLSFDQPEVIAVYDAAKEGGLYEKVLSHTGQTVQHYGMNNHKEYFAESTEAYFGVNDFYPFVRAELKTHDPRMFALLEKIWGPVP; this comes from the coding sequence ATGCGGCATTGTCAAACTTTCTCGCGGACGGTTGCTGGCTGGCTGACATTGATTGTGGTGACTGTCGGATGGAACCTGGTATGTTCGCCATTACCGGCGGACTCCCCTGCTCCGTCGTTTGATCCGGTGCAACGGGAAGTGGAAGGCTGGCAGGTGGACGTCGATCCCGCGCTGTTTTCCGAGCCGCATGCGCAGGTGGGAGTGCAGGCGCTCGCGGCGCTGGGGAACCATCTGCAGCGGGTGAAGTTCATCGTGCCTGCGGAACGGGTGAAACAGTTACAGCAGGTGCGGATCTGGCTGGAACTCAAGCACCCGCAACTGGATCGCATGCAGTACCATCCCAACCGGGCCTGGCTCGTGGCGAACGGACATGATCCGCGGTTGGCGAAGCACGTGCATATTCCGGTGGCCACACAGTTGTTCGCCCGGAACATGTGGGCCCAGCATCCGTATGTGGTCCTGCATGAGCTGGCGCACGCCTACCACGATCAGGTATTGAGCTTCGATCAGCCCGAGGTAATTGCCGTTTATGATGCTGCGAAGGAAGGCGGTCTGTATGAAAAGGTGCTGTCACACACCGGGCAGACGGTGCAGCACTACGGGATGAACAACCACAAGGAGTATTTCGCCGAATCAACCGAGGCGTATTTCGGCGTGAACGATTTTTATCCGTTCGTCCGCGCGGAACTGAAGACGCATGACCCGCGGATGTTTGCGCTGCTGGAAAAGATCTGGGGACCGGTGCCGTGA
- a CDS encoding alpha/beta hydrolase codes for MNLETQTESTPKPPRSWRQSLPGGLLDKPQNGKQMLVYYVSRVLAFYVIAMLVLMLAQRRLIYQPTRVPELSTDQTAAPYGIIHEITTTTDDGLDLKGWHYLAGQVACTDQGECDAELAKGRPVVILLHGNGGNRLHRVETCRLLASLNLHVFAFDYRGYAENPGSPSQTGLLNDARAFWKYAVRERKVDPGRIILMGESLGGGVATLLASELCEQHTPPAGLILRSTFSSMVDAASHHYPWVPVSWLLWDQYPSQAVIPNIVCPLLVIHGTEDEIVPYKLGKKLFDAAPASSETGIPKQLVTIERGSHNGLMYEARLKLRDAYDDFTRELFPAVTNH; via the coding sequence ATGAATCTTGAAACCCAGACCGAATCGACCCCGAAACCTCCGCGCTCCTGGCGGCAGTCGCTGCCCGGCGGCCTGCTGGATAAACCGCAAAACGGAAAACAGATGCTCGTTTATTATGTCTCACGGGTGCTCGCGTTTTATGTCATCGCGATGCTGGTACTCATGCTCGCACAGCGGCGGCTCATTTATCAACCGACACGCGTCCCCGAACTTTCGACAGATCAGACCGCTGCCCCGTACGGCATTATCCATGAAATCACCACCACGACCGACGATGGCCTGGACCTCAAAGGCTGGCACTACCTCGCGGGACAGGTCGCCTGTACCGATCAGGGGGAGTGCGATGCGGAACTGGCCAAAGGCCGACCCGTGGTGATCCTGCTGCATGGCAATGGAGGCAACCGTCTGCATCGCGTGGAAACCTGCCGTCTGCTGGCCAGCCTGAACCTGCACGTCTTCGCCTTTGACTATCGAGGCTACGCCGAAAACCCGGGCAGCCCCTCTCAAACCGGTCTGCTCAATGATGCCCGCGCCTTCTGGAAATACGCGGTCCGCGAACGCAAGGTTGACCCGGGGCGGATCATCCTCATGGGAGAATCGCTGGGAGGCGGCGTCGCCACCTTACTCGCCAGCGAACTCTGCGAACAGCATACGCCGCCGGCCGGGCTGATTCTGCGTTCCACCTTCAGCTCGATGGTCGATGCCGCTTCGCACCACTATCCCTGGGTGCCTGTCTCCTGGCTGCTCTGGGATCAGTACCCCAGCCAGGCGGTCATCCCCAACATCGTCTGCCCGCTGCTGGTCATTCACGGCACCGAAGACGAAATCGTCCCTTACAAGCTCGGTAAAAAACTGTTCGACGCCGCACCGGCTTCCTCGGAGACCGGAATTCCCAAGCAGCTGGTCACCATCGAGCGGGGCAGCCATAACGGGCTGATGTATGAAGCACGCCTCAAACTCAGAGACGCCTACGACGACTTCACCCGCGAACTGTTTCCGGCAGTAACCAATCACTGA
- a CDS encoding DUF1573 domain-containing protein codes for MQNVQCRVECRKQYHFYKDDSLSKDYRFSSHLLVKGDSTVIIEKYATETLFGGTERDLVSCTTPDYAFYLSRTDSDKPFLLNMIVHAPNQIKDRRPTDELDMFLTGGNLIFLDPFRLPVEASRFRIVRMNRVPPQAENSSELVSLDFILNDDAALFKEGHVLFSPDLNWAVLKYEYRSAPKDGTFTIYSGRNTFTPLLKNGVPMLIQGEHKVVQKNGDQKQFDFSFSVRLTDFSFGTVDDAAFRLSHYGLSDIPLAKPTSTTGKQIIAPRCELKDIPANETARQRVTIQNTSRLPLQLLGAAVPCTPSGCASAEGLPLRIPAGQQGSFTILFKATTPGKFDTEIELYTDQPGQTKIKMPLYGTVKENAKVQQKK; via the coding sequence TTGCAGAACGTCCAATGCCGCGTGGAATGCCGAAAACAGTATCACTTCTACAAAGACGACTCTCTCTCAAAAGATTACCGCTTTTCTTCACACCTGCTGGTAAAGGGAGATTCGACTGTCATCATCGAGAAATACGCCACTGAGACTCTCTTCGGAGGGACCGAGCGGGATCTCGTATCTTGCACGACTCCCGACTACGCGTTCTATCTCAGTAGAACAGATTCAGACAAGCCGTTTCTGTTAAATATGATCGTGCATGCGCCTAATCAGATAAAAGACAGGCGGCCGACTGACGAACTGGATATGTTCCTGACGGGAGGCAATCTGATATTCCTCGATCCCTTTCGCTTGCCGGTCGAAGCGTCCCGCTTCCGTATCGTCCGGATGAATCGGGTTCCACCTCAAGCTGAGAATTCGTCTGAGCTGGTCTCGTTGGACTTTATTTTGAACGATGATGCCGCTCTGTTTAAAGAAGGACACGTGCTGTTCTCACCAGATTTGAACTGGGCCGTATTGAAATACGAGTATCGCAGTGCTCCGAAAGACGGTACTTTCACTATTTATTCCGGCAGAAACACATTCACGCCGCTACTAAAAAATGGCGTCCCGATGCTGATTCAAGGCGAACACAAGGTCGTACAGAAGAACGGAGATCAAAAACAATTCGATTTTTCTTTTTCCGTACGACTCACCGACTTTTCATTCGGCACCGTGGACGATGCTGCCTTCCGTCTGTCGCACTACGGTTTATCAGACATCCCACTCGCGAAACCCACTTCAACAACAGGTAAGCAAATCATCGCACCCCGCTGTGAATTGAAAGACATTCCGGCCAACGAAACAGCGCGGCAGAGGGTCACCATTCAAAACACGTCCCGCCTGCCGCTCCAGTTACTCGGAGCAGCTGTCCCCTGTACGCCCAGTGGATGCGCGTCCGCCGAAGGGCTCCCCCTGCGCATTCCTGCAGGCCAGCAAGGCAGTTTTACCATCCTGTTCAAAGCTACTACCCCGGGAAAATTCGATACGGAAATCGAGCTCTATACCGACCAACCAGGGCAGACAAAAATCAAAATGCCACTCTACGGTACTGTAAAAGAGAACGCAAAAGTGCAACAGAAGAAGTGA
- a CDS encoding PPC domain-containing protein — protein sequence MSCHAPILSAVLSCSLVFSLGTSVIAAPPSVSYLTPAGGQVGQKVEVSVDKTLGTHPVSVWTSQPGLKIEIPEKPAKGKEKQFTVEITAEAKPGLYWLRFHNAEGASEIRPFLVGTLPEVTGAEPNEDLEHAQKIEQPAVTVNGVLAKAGDVDIYQVKLKQGQTLVASQVANEQLGSPMDGVLQLLNHRGTVLKQMDDTLWFDPRIVYTAPEEGTYYVRTFAFPADPNSTIRFAGSASYIYRLTLTTGPFVDHSLPLAWHPSTAQPVTLDGWNLSDKLKTLMPAVSDLSQDALLSAPELGNNLTIPLSTTPVVLETKETQSEEGQQLTLPVTVTGKVAAAQEIDVYRFTAKKGEKLTFKVDSHKLGYPLDPYVKLFDAKGKLLKEIDDPRRNFYDAALDYTIPADGEYRLRVTDRFEHGGFRYVYLLSILPTEADFSLQAANEQYTLTAGDKPLEIDVTIDRQSPRFSDDIEVSIAGLPEGVTCKPVVSQVKDKGGKSVKLKLEAKKDVTFQGPLVIQGTSVKDKAKQHTATAVITGISPKRNTARPKPDLELPYLWLTIKKK from the coding sequence ATGTCCTGCCACGCCCCGATTCTGTCCGCCGTTCTCTCTTGTTCGTTGGTATTCAGTCTGGGGACGAGCGTCATCGCGGCTCCACCCAGCGTGAGCTACCTGACTCCCGCGGGAGGCCAGGTCGGACAGAAGGTCGAAGTCAGCGTCGACAAGACCCTGGGGACACATCCGGTTTCGGTCTGGACGTCGCAGCCGGGTCTCAAAATCGAGATCCCCGAGAAGCCGGCCAAGGGAAAAGAGAAACAGTTCACGGTCGAAATCACTGCTGAAGCGAAACCGGGTCTGTACTGGCTCCGCTTTCATAATGCCGAAGGGGCCTCTGAGATTCGACCGTTCCTGGTCGGGACGCTGCCCGAAGTGACAGGCGCGGAACCGAATGAGGACCTGGAGCACGCGCAAAAAATTGAACAGCCAGCGGTGACGGTTAACGGCGTCCTGGCCAAAGCCGGCGATGTCGACATCTACCAGGTCAAGCTGAAGCAGGGGCAGACGCTGGTCGCGTCACAGGTCGCCAACGAACAACTGGGTTCTCCCATGGATGGCGTCTTGCAGCTGCTGAATCATCGGGGAACGGTGCTGAAGCAGATGGACGATACCCTGTGGTTCGATCCGCGGATTGTCTATACCGCTCCCGAAGAGGGCACGTATTATGTCCGCACGTTCGCGTTTCCCGCTGATCCCAACAGTACGATCCGCTTTGCGGGGTCTGCCTCTTACATCTATCGACTGACGCTGACTACAGGACCGTTCGTCGATCACAGTCTGCCCCTGGCCTGGCATCCCTCAACGGCACAGCCGGTTACGTTGGATGGCTGGAATCTGTCTGACAAGCTCAAGACATTGATGCCCGCGGTTTCCGATTTGAGCCAGGACGCGCTGTTGAGTGCTCCGGAACTGGGAAACAACCTGACAATTCCCCTCAGTACAACTCCCGTGGTGCTGGAGACGAAAGAGACCCAGTCTGAGGAAGGTCAGCAACTGACGCTTCCTGTCACGGTGACGGGGAAAGTGGCCGCTGCGCAGGAGATTGACGTTTATCGCTTCACTGCGAAAAAGGGTGAGAAGCTCACCTTCAAAGTCGATTCTCACAAACTGGGCTACCCGCTTGATCCGTATGTAAAGCTGTTCGATGCGAAGGGCAAGCTGCTCAAAGAGATCGACGATCCCCGGCGGAATTTCTACGACGCTGCACTGGACTATACGATTCCCGCGGACGGCGAATACCGGCTGCGGGTAACCGACCGTTTCGAGCATGGCGGCTTCCGCTATGTTTATCTGCTTTCGATTTTGCCAACGGAAGCGGACTTCTCCCTGCAGGCTGCCAACGAACAGTACACGTTGACCGCAGGCGACAAACCGCTGGAGATCGACGTGACCATCGACCGCCAGAGTCCCCGTTTCAGCGACGACATCGAAGTCAGCATCGCGGGGCTGCCTGAAGGTGTGACCTGCAAACCGGTCGTCTCCCAGGTCAAGGACAAGGGGGGCAAGTCGGTCAAGCTGAAGCTGGAAGCGAAGAAAGACGTCACGTTTCAGGGGCCGCTGGTAATCCAGGGGACGAGCGTCAAAGACAAAGCGAAGCAGCACACTGCGACCGCGGTCATCACAGGGATCAGCCCCAAACGCAACACGGCCCGCCCGAAGCCCGATCTCGAATTGCCTTACCTGTGGCTGACGATTAAGAAGAAGTAA
- a CDS encoding DUF1501 domain-containing protein, whose amino-acid sequence MMNVSKNCNGITRRNCLQLGLGAMTGLGLTDLLRLQAQAKGTDAPQRKATAKSVILIWMDGGPSHYETFDPKPEAPVEIRGEFNPIPTKVPGVQFSQHMKRLASIFDKYSVIRSIRHNQGNHGAGNHYMMTGAPPRIPVGCGAFVSFHPSMGSVVAHEKPTTNNLPAYFTMPSMSRSGGPNFLGAKYAPFVMSDNPNSSNFRVRDLALPSGLTDARYKTRRDLREQVDQLKRIRDEVAGDPVLSLDEYYEQGYNLVASTEAQTAFEIDREPAELRDKYGRTSFGQRALLARRLTEAGVPFITLYEGGWDNHGSLFKTFNGRMPSFENTIATLIEDLDERGLLDTTMVLALGEFGRTPKINPGAGRDHWSNAMSVLMAGGGTPGGLALGATDKAGYSAVERVLSPENFVSTVYTKMGIDPDKVLYTPEGRPSHLVSDPTPIPELFA is encoded by the coding sequence ATGATGAACGTTTCAAAGAACTGCAATGGAATCACACGACGAAATTGCCTGCAGCTGGGTCTGGGTGCCATGACCGGCCTCGGGCTGACGGATCTGCTGCGTCTGCAGGCGCAGGCCAAAGGAACCGATGCTCCCCAGCGTAAAGCGACCGCCAAAAGCGTGATCCTGATCTGGATGGACGGCGGTCCTTCGCATTACGAAACGTTTGACCCCAAACCGGAAGCACCGGTTGAAATCCGGGGTGAGTTCAACCCGATTCCCACAAAGGTGCCTGGGGTCCAGTTTTCACAGCACATGAAGCGGCTGGCGTCGATCTTCGACAAATACTCGGTGATCCGCTCGATCCGTCACAACCAGGGAAATCACGGTGCCGGTAACCATTACATGATGACCGGTGCCCCACCACGAATTCCCGTAGGCTGTGGAGCCTTCGTGAGCTTCCATCCCAGTATGGGTTCGGTCGTCGCACACGAGAAGCCGACCACCAACAATCTGCCCGCTTACTTCACCATGCCCAGCATGTCGCGTTCAGGCGGACCTAACTTCCTGGGAGCCAAGTACGCTCCGTTCGTGATGTCGGACAACCCGAATTCGTCCAACTTCCGCGTACGCGACCTGGCACTGCCCAGCGGTCTGACCGATGCCCGCTACAAAACCCGCCGCGATCTGCGAGAGCAGGTCGACCAGCTGAAGCGGATTCGGGACGAAGTCGCCGGCGATCCGGTATTGAGCCTGGATGAATACTACGAACAGGGTTACAACCTGGTAGCTTCCACCGAAGCGCAGACCGCGTTTGAGATCGATCGCGAGCCTGCCGAACTGCGTGATAAATATGGTCGAACCTCGTTCGGTCAACGTGCCCTGCTGGCCCGTCGTCTGACGGAAGCCGGCGTGCCTTTCATTACGCTATATGAAGGAGGCTGGGACAATCACGGCAGTCTGTTCAAGACGTTCAATGGCCGGATGCCTTCCTTTGAAAACACGATCGCCACGCTGATCGAAGACCTCGATGAGCGGGGTCTGCTGGATACGACCATGGTACTGGCACTGGGTGAATTCGGCCGTACGCCGAAAATCAATCCGGGCGCCGGACGCGACCACTGGTCGAACGCGATGTCGGTTCTGATGGCCGGCGGTGGAACTCCTGGCGGACTGGCACTGGGTGCCACCGACAAGGCCGGTTACTCCGCAGTCGAACGTGTGCTCTCTCCGGAAAACTTTGTCTCCACCGTTTACACCAAAATGGGTATCGATCCCGACAAGGTGCTCTACACGCCGGAAGGTCGTCCGTCGCACCTCGTCAGCGATCCGACACCGATTCCGGAACTGTTCGCTTAA
- a CDS encoding DUF1549 domain-containing protein, translating to MKSLLYHFLGCLILLSALSAQAAPPAESKVSVYPDKVELNGPRSRQQLIVTRQQDKSFVDLTRDVQFQSQQPAVVQVDAQGVIKPLANGTATVTVIDGAQKINVPVQVKDFDRQALLDFERDIHPLFSRFGCNGGSCHGKQRGQGGFQLSMFAFDPEYDYNALVKESRGRRASPLAPEQSLVLLKGAGKVPHGGGKKLPADGQYYALLERWISEGATREVKETPELVKISAEPTERIMLPKTKQQMVVTAHYSDGSTRDITDLAEFMSSESVYVSVDEHGLVTAGSLMGEASIIARYMGKFASLSVTIPSDHKVADEYYAKLPRNNFIDGLVWDKLQKYGLKPSEPIDDATYLRRVSLDIIGRTPTAEEARAFLQDPSPNKRERLVDYLLEQPEYGDHWANKWADLLRPNPYHVGIKTVLNYDAWIRESFHQNKPLDQFTHELLTAKGGTWHNGAVTMFRDRRKPEELTTIVSQLFLGIRLSCAQCHHHPNEVWGQEDFYSFAAYFAKIGRKGRGISAPISGSEEMVFTSNSGSVRHPLTNEVLPPRPLFGEVPELKENQDPREILADWIISPQNHFFAEVNANRVWADLMGRGIVEPIDDFRESNPPSNKPLIKALGKKFREQKFDLKQYIKTIVLSHVYSLSAIPNETNVGDTRNYSRHYRQRLRAEVLLDSVSEMIGVPDTFSAMPKDSTAKQIWTHRVSSVFLDSFGRPDPNQDPPCERTTDTTVVQVLHMMNSRDLYSRIQSKNANSAKWAESKMTPDQIMEELYLTAYSRYPTIEEKRLGRSLFEEEGASRQQVIEDLMWALLNTPEYLFKN from the coding sequence ATGAAATCTCTACTCTATCATTTTCTCGGCTGCCTGATTCTGCTCTCCGCTCTTTCCGCGCAAGCAGCGCCCCCGGCAGAATCAAAGGTCAGCGTTTATCCGGATAAAGTTGAACTGAATGGACCCCGTTCCCGTCAGCAACTGATCGTGACCCGTCAGCAGGACAAGAGTTTTGTCGACCTGACCCGCGATGTGCAGTTTCAGTCTCAGCAACCCGCCGTTGTGCAGGTTGACGCCCAGGGCGTAATCAAGCCCCTGGCGAATGGAACCGCAACGGTCACCGTCATTGATGGTGCGCAGAAGATTAATGTTCCGGTACAGGTCAAAGACTTCGATCGGCAGGCCCTGCTCGATTTCGAGCGGGACATCCATCCCCTGTTTTCCCGCTTCGGCTGTAATGGCGGTTCCTGTCATGGGAAGCAGCGTGGTCAGGGGGGATTCCAGCTGTCGATGTTCGCCTTCGATCCCGAATACGATTACAACGCCCTGGTTAAGGAATCGCGAGGACGACGTGCTTCGCCGCTGGCACCCGAACAAAGTCTGGTGCTGCTGAAAGGCGCCGGTAAGGTTCCTCACGGCGGTGGTAAAAAACTGCCCGCCGACGGTCAGTATTATGCATTGCTCGAACGCTGGATTTCCGAAGGGGCAACCCGCGAAGTTAAAGAGACTCCCGAGCTCGTCAAGATTTCCGCAGAACCGACCGAACGGATCATGCTGCCGAAAACAAAGCAGCAGATGGTCGTCACCGCACATTACAGCGATGGCTCGACCCGGGACATCACTGACCTCGCCGAGTTCATGTCCAGCGAAAGCGTTTACGTTTCCGTAGACGAACACGGCCTGGTCACCGCCGGCTCTCTGATGGGTGAAGCCTCCATCATCGCCCGCTACATGGGTAAATTCGCATCGTTGAGCGTGACGATTCCTTCCGACCACAAAGTTGCCGACGAATACTATGCCAAGCTGCCCCGCAATAACTTTATTGACGGGCTGGTGTGGGACAAACTGCAGAAGTACGGTCTGAAACCGTCTGAACCCATTGATGACGCAACCTACCTGCGTCGGGTTTCACTGGACATCATTGGTCGTACGCCGACCGCAGAAGAAGCACGGGCCTTCCTGCAGGATCCCTCTCCCAACAAGCGGGAGCGACTGGTCGATTATCTGCTGGAGCAGCCCGAGTACGGCGATCACTGGGCCAACAAATGGGCCGATTTATTGCGTCCCAATCCGTATCATGTGGGTATCAAGACCGTCCTGAATTACGATGCCTGGATTCGCGAGTCGTTTCACCAGAACAAACCCCTCGATCAGTTCACACACGAATTGCTGACCGCCAAGGGTGGAACCTGGCACAACGGCGCGGTAACCATGTTCCGCGATCGTCGCAAACCCGAAGAGCTCACTACGATTGTCAGTCAGCTCTTCCTGGGAATTCGACTGAGCTGTGCCCAGTGTCATCACCACCCCAACGAAGTCTGGGGTCAGGAAGATTTCTACAGCTTTGCAGCTTACTTCGCTAAAATCGGCCGTAAAGGCCGCGGGATCTCGGCCCCGATTTCGGGATCCGAAGAGATGGTTTTCACTTCCAACTCCGGTAGCGTACGGCACCCGTTGACCAACGAAGTCCTGCCGCCACGCCCCCTGTTTGGCGAAGTGCCTGAGCTCAAAGAAAATCAGGATCCACGCGAAATTCTGGCAGACTGGATTATCTCGCCTCAGAATCATTTCTTTGCCGAAGTGAATGCCAACCGCGTCTGGGCCGATCTGATGGGCCGGGGGATTGTCGAGCCGATTGACGATTTCCGCGAAAGTAATCCTCCCTCGAACAAGCCGCTGATCAAAGCCCTGGGCAAGAAATTCCGGGAACAGAAATTTGATCTGAAACAATACATCAAGACAATCGTGTTGTCGCACGTTTACAGTCTGAGTGCGATTCCCAATGAAACCAACGTGGGTGACACCCGCAACTACTCGCGGCATTACCGTCAGCGTCTGCGGGCTGAAGTTCTGCTGGACAGCGTGAGTGAAATGATCGGCGTGCCCGATACATTTTCAGCGATGCCCAAGGATTCAACGGCCAAACAGATCTGGACGCATCGTGTGAGCTCGGTCTTCCTCGATTCATTTGGTCGCCCCGACCCGAACCAGGATCCGCCGTGCGAACGGACGACCGATACCACGGTCGTGCAGGTGCTGCACATGATGAACTCTCGCGATCTGTATTCCCGCATTCAGTCCAAGAATGCGAACAGTGCGAAGTGGGCCGAAAGTAAAATGACACCCGATCAGATTATGGAAGAACTGTATCTGACGGCTTATTCAAGATATCCAACTATCGAAGAAAAACGACTGGGGCGCTCCCTGTTTGAAGAGGAAGGCGCCAGCCGACAGCAGGTGATTGAAGACCTGATGTGGGCCCTGCTCAATACGCCGGAATACCTCTTCAAAAACTGA
- a CDS encoding 5' nucleotidase, NT5C type, with protein sequence MAVRHILLDMDGVIADFMGAILELHGQRELADKWPDGEADYAGVLGMTKDEFWKPVDGLGGRFWAEFPPYPWLNELLTLLRETAPFTISTSPSRSAACASAKVEWLREHFQEPLYMDFMIGTQKYLLAKPDVVLIDDQHKNIDQFRKHGGQAILFPQPWNSNFAITDRIGYVRSELEKLV encoded by the coding sequence ATGGCTGTACGACATATCTTACTGGACATGGATGGCGTGATCGCCGATTTCATGGGCGCGATCCTCGAACTGCACGGTCAACGCGAACTGGCAGACAAGTGGCCGGACGGGGAAGCCGACTACGCGGGTGTGCTGGGCATGACCAAAGACGAATTCTGGAAACCGGTTGATGGACTGGGGGGCCGCTTCTGGGCCGAGTTCCCGCCTTATCCCTGGCTGAATGAATTGCTGACACTGCTTAGAGAGACCGCGCCGTTTACTATCAGCACCTCACCCAGTCGCAGCGCTGCCTGTGCTTCAGCCAAGGTGGAATGGCTCAGAGAGCACTTCCAGGAACCGCTGTATATGGACTTCATGATCGGGACTCAGAAGTACCTGCTCGCGAAACCAGATGTCGTGTTGATTGATGACCAGCACAAAAACATCGATCAATTCCGGAAGCATGGCGGACAGGCGATTCTGTTTCCGCAGCCCTGGAATTCGAATTTTGCGATCACAGATCGGATCGGATACGTCAGATCGGAGCTGGAAAAGCTGGTTTAA